The Anopheles merus strain MAF unplaced genomic scaffold, AmerM5.1 LNR4000449, whole genome shotgun sequence genome has a window encoding:
- the LOC121602428 gene encoding LIM homeobox transcription factor 1-beta-like, which translates to MLEFYHNLNINTGLPPAAPNADTNLKDNNSMLDGNERADIVGTIKSEKTQEICEGCGQKIKDRYFMKLSPDQFWHEQCLLCCICRIQLSQTCYTKNTKVYCKDDYYRIFGVSSVHQQNQQHHQQHGQQPQQHQRDCYGCGERIAPSEMVMRAKHLVYHLHCFLCYTCNRPLQKGEPFSIRAGKLICQHDLEKDFYGSAAAAAASAAAAAAAAMHHLHGGAGAGLGPHLPPAAHLYGDGDDYLLDDGLRTRDGRRGPKRPRTILTSAQRRQFKASFDVSPKPCRKVREALAKDTGLSVRVVQVWFQNQRAKMKKISRKSKANANGATDGEKNHSDKEDKSIKLESPSSDHSHYLGLDSSYSSSSQPLNPNLPYSPDFPDNSDASLCSSDISLDESFDNVDEATSDTMSLQNLDLQPNLHSNGVMGGGGGGQGPTCSGPGLHGGGGGPQQLVNHNNNTIGSMMASNMAGSITHIDKLYLMQNSYFNSAQIEQ; encoded by the exons atATCGTCGGTACAATCAAGAGCGAAAAAACGCAGGAAATATGTGAAGGATGTGGACAAAAGATAAAGGATCGCTACTTCATGAAGCTCTCCCCGGACCAGTTCTGGCACGAGCAGTGCCTTCTCTGCTGTATATGCCGCATACAGCTCAGCCAAACGTGCTACACCAAAAACACCAAGGTCTATTGCAAGGATGATTATTATAG GATTTTCGGTGTGTCATCCGTGCATCAGCAGaaccagcagcatcaccagcagcatggccagcagccgcagcaacacCAGCGCGACTGTTACGGCTGTGGCGAACGTATCGCGCCGAGCGAGATGGTGATGCGAGCGAAACATCTCGTCTACCATCTGCACTGCTTCCTGTGCTACACCTGCAACCGGCCGCTCCAGAAAGGCGAACCGTTCTCCATCCGTGCCGGCAAGCTAATCTGTCAGCATGATCTGGAGAAAGATTTCTACGGTTCCGCGGCCGCAGCAGCGGCATCTGCGgctgcagcggcagcagccgcCATGCATCACCTCCACGGTGGAGCTGGAGCGGGACTGGGGCCACATCTGCCACCGGCCGCCCACCTCTACGGGGACGGCGATGACTACCTGCTCGACGACGGACTGCGAACGCGGGACGGACGACGCGGACCGAAGCGTCCGCGCACGATCCTCACCTCGGCCCAGCGCCGCCAGTTTAAGGCGTCGTTCGACGTGTCGCCCAAACCGTGCCGCAAGGTCAGGGAGGCGCTAGCAAAAGACACCGGCCTGTCGGTACGAGTCGTGCAGGTGTGGTTCCAGAACCAGCGCGCCAAGATGAAGAAGATCTCGCGCAAATCCAAAGCGAACGCCAACGGTGCGACCGATGGCGAGAAAAACCATTCGGACAAGGAGGACAAATCAATCAAGCTGGAATCGCCGAGCAGCGACCACAGCCACTATCTCGGACTGGACAGCTCGTACAGCTCTTCCAGCCAACCGTTGAATCCAAACCTGCCCTACTCGCCCG ACTTCCCCGACAATTCCGATGCCAGCCTGTGCAGTTCGGACATTTCGCTCGACGAAAGCTTCGACAACGTGGACGAGGCAACGTCCGACACGATGTCGCTGCAAAACCTGGACCTACAGCCTAACCTGCACAGCAACGGTGTGATGGGGGGTGGTGGAGGAGGGCAGGGCCCTACCTGTTCCGGTCCCGGGCTGCACGGAGGTGGCGGTGGTCCACAGCAACTAGTcaatcacaacaacaacacgatcGGCTCGATGATGGCGTCGAACATGGCGGGCAGCATTACGCACATCGATAAGCTCTACCTGATGCAAAACTCCTACTTCAACTCAGCGCAGATCGAACAATGA
- the LOC121602429 gene encoding uncharacterized protein LOC121602429 codes for MGHKEGYCSSAIRWNASRRKSAIRSVTIMEVGSGRGRSIDVLINRTKVRKMVDTGADITIASSRLWQQMGEPVLKPSTIMARTASGEQLNLLGEFTAKITLAQQREDCVIRVASENLSLFGRDAMDIFNLWNVPLATVCNQLSSHIHTV; via the coding sequence ATGGGACACAAAGAAGGCTACTGTAGCTCGGCAATTCGTTGGAACgcgagcagaagaaaaagtgCGATCAGAAGCGTTACGATTATGGAAGTTGGAAGCGGGCGAGGAAGAAGCATCGATGTGCTGATAAATCGAACTAAGGTGAGAAAGATGGTGGATACCGGCGCAGACATAACCATCGCTTCATCGAGATTATGGCAACAGATGGGGGAACCAGTGTTGAAACCATCAACGATAATGGCAAGAACGGCATCGGGGGAGCAGCTGAATCTACTTGGGGAGTTTACTGCTAAAATTACACTAGCCCAACAACGCGAAGATTGTGTGATACGAGTGGCCTCGGAGAACCTCTCACTTTTTGGAAGAGATGCGATGGACATTTTCAACCTCTGGAACGTACCGCTGGCAACTGTTTGCAACCAACTGTCTTCG